aggtttttatagcattatcgggaaatagaaaaataaaattgtatatttctatgttaattttgggaagcaaatatttatgttttacgtccttatattttaagtcagTGAAGAAAaaaaagtttgtgaacatactaaaatgttttggagatatatgtaattatggataTGCatgtgttggatgatttattatatattatagttagaattagtaaactctggtattatgttatatggagattatggttatgttttccactgtgtatgtcatggattatgatttatgaggatacgATCAgatataacgcaccggacccgggtttaagggttcggggcattacactaTTGGAGTCATCCTCTACTGCTCCAACAGTCTTACTGcggtccaccacctctcggcctctcctgtcagtctgtaggtggagaagaggaccctctattcctcagtacactgcaacacggcCAAGACCTTCTCGGTCTCCTGGATCCAGTTCTCggtggctgcaggatcaactccacccaAGAAtatcagaggattcatcttcgtaaacttctctatagtgtaGCCATGGCCTAcaaatggaccactctgctccctcaagctcctagcgatctcagtcataacctgctgagccacgctacgcaATACAGCGTCAGAGTCTGTCCCAGCTGCACCCGAAGGCCCAACTCCTTCACtgccactggcatgggcactacctcctcctgaaTCCATCCTGGAAACAACGAAAACAACccagaaatcctatccttataatttacccacctatcctcaccacttatctcaacatttccaactcatttctaatccctagtcctacattctaagaacacaacccgacaatagcttactatagttttcctaaaatcatcactccaggaaaaacacagaaactactatggaagtcttgcctctagtctgtagaacaaacctcaaatcattacctaaactttggtattgttttcgctgcattctaaagtctacagaacctaacaacctaggctctgataccaagccgtcacgacctgctcatttttccacattttttttttacataataataaaatcattacCACACATCTCGCATCCCAACTCaataggtcacaatccacctagacccgtgggtactagggatctatcagaacatacagcagaagcctaaatagcaagaaacatacaatcatcatatcatacatcacaataacCAGatttactacaatcactgtatctcagtatatacatcccagaATATCAAGTCTAGGGACATTCCCCACAAAAACTaattgtccctacaaaaacttacccttcaaaaagggcaaataaacagtactatatcagcggggcttttcccgctctcatatttgggaaaagttaataagatttaggggtgagacacctctcagtaaggaaaataaactaataccagtgtgtggcaacatgagtaatccgtgttctacatataccatacataatatattcagtactgttttatcaaatctgggaaaacatatatataaatcaaaacatggcagaacatactgcattttcataacatatctcatctcatatcataataataataacataaaaacattcctggtaggttacctgactgttgtcatgtattacccccacatgactgggttgtgtagcccgaaggcaggacctgacaatggttggccaaccactgccaagtcaaatatcaagtctgtaagtctgatgggtctgccagacctggcccgtacaccaggggcgatcacagcacacttctttaataaccacatcgatcatccaatctcacaccactccgtacagcagcgttaacacaaatatcattaTCACGAAGACCATgtacacatagcaacggtaccgtacaagtgctagcctaaatcaagccaagCAGGTTATGATATcaaatacatatactaaaaccgtgatacatggatgactcatatcattaattatcaattcaaccatatcattttgcacatatacgtatatcatgaaaatcatcggcccgtacgccggtattacacattttatcatagctcggcccgtacgtcggcaacacatagcacagcccgtacactggtaaatcacatcatagcacggtccgtatgccagcaaacatatcatagcacagcccgtacgctggcaaatcacatccacatagaacagcccgtatgccggcaaatcatagcacagcccgtacgctggcaaatcacagtcacatagcacgactcgtacgccggcaaatcacacacatagctcgacccatacgccgacaaatcatataaaatctcggcccgtacaccgattttccatcataaaaatccatatcataatcccATTTCCAGAAACAAtatctcatacattttatactcatgccacacaacagattttccacatattcaacatacgatcattttcatagtattttccaaatataaatcatatttataaatatatttatttttcctaaaaccagatgctatgtatgtatatacatgcattttctcaaacaaaactagcttagtttatccccttacctatttcttgaaaagcccctaagaaaatcttccccgcactcacaaggttcctaactcaacaccctgaaaccgaaaattcccagtattaaacttcattattttcatgcgtatatcatttcctataactaccacaataccaaatttgacttaaaaagttttacctcaacttagggatgatttccaacatTCCCAATCAACatccctggaaatgaaaacttccaatattaaactttagtatttttacgTGTACAACACTTTCCTCAACTATCAAAAgttcaaatattgagtaaaaagtttTACCCttgatttgggatgatttccaactcaactccaccgacgatccgctccggcagacttggagagaatttccccaggagcgtcgtggtgacttcagattatCGATCTGGCaaagatctggcccgaaatcgacaaaagagaaggagaggaccgaagaggagagagagaggatgaagaTAACTTAATTAAGAAGTTAAAAtccatatttttcatatttataggaaagaattcgtcgacgagccacgtccttcatcgacgaattctttaacatttcgtcgatgaaattcagtccttcgtcgatgaaattcagttgaTTCCAActcccctctcggtatttcttcatcgacgagtcccctgtattcgtcgacgaattcccttaagccttcgtcgatgaatcccctgtattcatcaacgaagccctgcTGATTCCCTTCTGTTTTCGtttcccatttccctttcttttatcatttaaataccattttaaattTAGGTCGTTACACAATCTCCCACGAGACCTACTCAATCAAGCCTCGAGGCACAGCAGGGGACCCATCACTCAAAGTCCCTTCGAGCTACCATCCAAGTtcttatccttaggctccattctgaaaacaggaTAAGAATAGATTAGTATTCCTATGTCATAGCACAATTAACATAATCCTTGTAAAATAATCATGTTAACATCTAAACTCTCAGGTCAAGGTCTGCCTCACCGCACCGACacgaaatcatcaatggtttgccatggttttactgaaatcgtcatttcaggaaaaacacataacacTGTCAATGAATCTATGtttagctacaagacaaccctcaacctactctacccataTCTCAATCTACTCATTCCttacattcctatactctggtatgttcaccTAATCaatcctaaccaagtctacaagacctaacaacttggttagctctgataccaagttatcACGTCCCGAACCCTGAAAGTGGGCCGCATGCTATGATATGAGAACCTAACATGTATAtgtatcatacaaacatccatgaTACCAATAAATATAAGGGTCTAACCCGATAAGGCTCGTGGATACCCTACTCACAACCACTATTCATATGAATAACGCAAGGAAACATATTTCAACCGCTTACTTTCattcataccagagtactaagtcTGTCATAATAAAAAACATCAACCCAAGGTATCCAACATAATCCAAAATGACATCTCGGCTACAGTTCAGTACTCACAACagtacttacaaaaactaacAGAATACTACGCTCTAGAACCCTCTAGAACGCTAGGTTctgctacctgaaggacctgaaacagatttgtataattggggtgagacacttctcagtaagggagaatcagGTTACATCATTGtgtgggcacatgagtgttattccaataagaaacaaagcatttcgcatttctagtattttcacaaacagttctagtatatttcacaatTCTCGGTATAATCTGGAaaaccggcatgtcattattAACCCACGGTATTGAACCGGCATTCCACAACCCTCAATATTATCCGGCGaaccggcatgtcattattgaaCCCACGGTATTGAACTGGCATTTTAGTAACCATAATCTGACAAATCGGCACATCATTATTGACCCACTGTATTGAATCGGCATTCCATAACCCTCGATGTTATCTGGAAAACCAGCATGTCATTATTAACCCCACGGTATTGAACTAGCGTTTTAGTAACCATAATCCGGCAAACCGatatgtcattattgacccacggTATTGAACAGGCATTCCACAAACCTCGATATTATCCGACAAActggcatgtcattattgaccccacgaTATTGAAGTAGCGTTTTAGTAACCATAATCCGACAAActggcatgtcattattgacccacggTATTGAACTGGTACAAATCTAGTGTTTTCACACTCTTCAGCGTAAACCGAAAATTTACAACCATCGATATTAACCTGGCATGTCTTACGACCCCACGGTATTAATCCGGAATGTCTTGACCCCACGGAATCAAACCGGCATTTCATTATTGACCCCACGATAATGAAATCGGCATGTCATTAACCACCATTCCTGTAAATAGTTTGGAACTCTAGTTCCTATATTTCATTTCAAATACATCACAACTCAATCATCACAAAATATCCTCTCCTGCAACACTTATTTGGATAATTAAACAATCAAATGATAATTGatccaaaaatacaatttaatataaaataaaggtatggtagttttattcaaattaacaatttttcaaaagaaatggaGACAATACTCGAAAccctaattttcctgaaaaccATACACCTGAAAAATCGACAATCTCACCCAGTGAAATTTTCCaaacaagtaaccaaaacatccgtataaacataacctacagttctactggatcagattttaaaaataactgatataaacaaatccccttacctgttcccgAATATCGAAACACGACTCCAAACGGCTCGAAACAGCCACACGGATTCtcaaatcctaaaaccaaaagaCCATACGTCAATATCACCCTATTTAGTACAGATCTACAAGTCACTAAGCTTGTTtcgacccttacctcaacttcgGGGTAAAAATCCAGAAATCCACAAATCGAGATTCTACTTCATAGGACTTGTAGAGATTCACCCGCTGATCCACATAGTAACGTTGGATCGTTAATTCGGGTAATGAGCCgcctgagatcttagagagagagagagagagagagagagagagagagagagagagagagaaataataaacataatttaGCCCTTAAGTAATTTAAAAATGTCTCcttcaagattttatttttttttggttcgGGTTACTAGAGTTCAAATGTTTGTTTTCAAATACATCCAAATAATTAATAACCACTAGTTCTAACAAAAGGCACAATCTAAGGATTGGGCATCGTTGCGCTCAAGAAATCAACTACACATCCATAACTAAAAAAGTGATTGCAATGACACTTATAAAAGTTACTCATGTTACTCTTAAACTTTAATTCAAATCAACTAGTCTTTTCTTATTACAATTaccttttacaaaaaaaaaaaaaaaaaaaggttaggtAATTAGGTCATGAGTCACATGAGTTACATAGGAATCAAAGGATGTTAGGTCAATGAGTTTGAATGCCATGGATTGAGACGTTTTCGAGTTTTCGCTTTCGAGTTTCAAAGCTCCAGCTCTATGCTACTTTGCCCTTGTTGGTGGTTAAGCTATTAGCCTATTAATCAACCACCTTGAGGGCGTAGCACCCGGGCAACGAGCCCCAGTGAAGGGGCCCATGGTCCACAGATGGCTGCAGTTGCACAAGCTATTTGTTGACGTTAACGATGGTGGATTGGATAAAATTTGTATTAACTACAGtcaatcataaaaatatattAGAGTTCCTTGGCAATATGAGGTGTTTCACAACAATATAGAGAGCAACATTTGAGCAGAACCAATCGACCCACCATTTCCAAACCTTTGGCTGCCCCAAAAATTACCCCTGAATGATTAGACAGAAACATTCCATGACACAACAGCTAAGGACATGAGCAAGAGAAAGAAGCAAGTCTTGACTTGACAATAAATATTAGAAGGGCTAGGAAACAATTCGAGCAACAATTTCGTCAGTGTGTTTATTTGAGCTTCCACCTTCATCCACCGCCTCTCTGGCCAACTGCTTCCACCGAATTGCGTTGCTCTTAAAGGTTTGTCCTCTCTCTCCATCCATAACTTCTCGGATGCACCTATAGATTTCTTCCCTGGTAACAAAACCTTCCTCATCTGCCCTGGGGTTAACTCCCACGCCCCACGCTTGCTGTAGAAAATGTGCATTAACCATTTGGTCTAGAAACCGAGGCATTCCAATCAGTGGCACTCCAAAGCTCAATGCCTCGACAGTGGAATTCCACCCACAATGCGATATGAAGCACCCAATTGCATGATGGGCCAGCACCTCCAATTGGGAGCACCAGGTCGTAACTAGTCCTTTTCCTGCAGTCTCCTCTGCAAAATTGCTGGGAAGCAGGCTCTCTTCAGCTGCCTTCACTATCCATAAGAAGTTGTAGTTAGTATGCTTCAAAGCCCATGCCATTTCAGACATCTGCTTTGCGTTCAATCTTGCAGCGCTCCCAAATGAAACATACACCACGGATCCAGTTTCCTTCTTGTTTAGCCACTTCATGCACGCATCATTGTTTGGCTTATAGAGATTGAAACCGTAACTTTCATCATCGTTCACCCTCTTGTCAAGGTAGGCAGATGGTATGGTCGGTCCAACAGTCATAACAGGCCAGAGATTTGCCATCCATTCCACTACCTACAATTGATTTTAGCCACGTTTTCTTATTATCAGACATCATATTGGTCTAAAGTCGTAATACAGAAACTTTGGACTTTAAATATACATTTATGGCTGTCAGTAGAACAACAATAGGGAAGATTATTTCAGCAAGAACTGAAAAGCCATCAAGGTTGATAAGGTGAGTTCAATTCTGATTCAAATGCAAGTCTATGTTGTACGATTATACCCTTAGTGAATCAAAACACACTAAATATTTACCGAATCATTATAATTAAACTCACAATGAAATTAACTCACCTCTTCTTCCAACTTATCATATGAGTTGAAAGCGATACAATCTGCATTCTCAATTCCATCAAATTGTTTCAAAATGTGTACGATTAAAGGGGGATAGCGTCCTGTTTCTGGACCCAGTGAAGGCATGCATGGAACACCAAGCTTTGGCAGCCCAGGCATTGGATATGCAGCCACTGGCAATGGCTTAGC
The sequence above is a segment of the Malania oleifera isolate guangnan ecotype guangnan chromosome 8, ASM2987363v1, whole genome shotgun sequence genome. Coding sequences within it:
- the LOC131162890 gene encoding mogroside IE synthase-like, with the translated sequence MEEERAYKAHVVVFPLDGQGHINPMLQFSKRLASKGLKITVAATTSNIKTIEATAGSMALEPIYDDCSEGGWHGQGEFKGYLERFEASGARRLTELVKRLEKTAHPVKCLLYDANLPWALNIAKQLGLVGIAFFTQSCAAIANYYSMHYEVLAKPLPVAAYPMPGLPKLGVPCMPSLGPETGRYPPLIVHILKQFDGIENADCIAFNSYDKLEEEVMEWMANLWPVMTVGPTIPSAYLDKRVNDDESYGFNLYKPNNDACMKWLNKKETGSVVYVSFGSAARLNAKQMSEMAWALKHTNYNFLWIVKAAEESLLPSNFAEETAGKGLVTTWCSQLEVLAHHAIGCFISHCGWNSTVEALSFGVPLIGMPRFLDQMVNAHFLQQAWGVGVNPRADEEGFVTREEIYRCIREVMDGERGQTFKSNAIRWKQLAREAVDEGGSSNKHTDEIVARIVS